The following proteins are encoded in a genomic region of Rubrobacter xylanophilus DSM 9941:
- a CDS encoding PadR family transcriptional regulator codes for MREREAGRATPREIFIGEVKTRSIFPLLILHLVSKRPEYGNSLIRKIGELTGGVMSVSPNTVYPLLRRMEEKGYLTAEWEDPDTRSRRFYTITPRGREKYEEMKERFGEHLLRVKEAIEALQKEIYG; via the coding sequence ATGCGTGAGCGGGAGGCCGGGCGGGCGACGCCGCGGGAGATCTTCATAGGGGAGGTCAAGACCCGGAGCATCTTCCCCCTGCTCATCCTCCATTTGGTCAGCAAGCGCCCCGAGTACGGCAACAGCCTGATCCGGAAGATCGGGGAGCTCACCGGCGGGGTCATGAGCGTCTCGCCCAACACCGTCTACCCGCTGCTGCGGCGGATGGAGGAGAAGGGCTACCTGACCGCCGAGTGGGAGGACCCGGACACCCGGAGCCGCCGGTTCTACACCATCACCCCGCGCGGCAGGGAGAAGTACGAGGAGATGAAGGAGCGTTTCGGGGAGCATCTGCTGCGGGTAAAAGAGGCGATCGAGGCGCTGCAGAAGGAGATCTATGGGTAG
- a CDS encoding AMP-dependent synthetase/ligase, which produces MRPEAEELGGIGNLVEALHRNAVGRGGKGALHRKVGGRWEAVSYGELYGMVRDFAAGLAGLGVGRGDRVGLIARNRVEWAVTDFAVQSLGAATVPVYPTLEPEQMAHILADCEARVVVVEDGELLGRVSSARGELPALEHVVVMEGEGATLFEEVLREGRERPLEGWEEGWRSLGREDVATIIYTSGTTGRPKGAVLTHGNILSNLEGIQDALTVYPEDVFLSFLPLSHVFERTCGQFLALGVGASVYYAESVEKVPENLREVRPTVMPSVPRLYEKMHDRVRAMVAGGSPVKRWLFGRAVAAGRRRYEVLDRGGRPGLPLRAALAVYDRLVFRRLREAVGGRVRFFVSGGAKLDTEVGKFFYAAGIKIMEGYGLTETSPVIACNRLEKPRFGTVGLPLSNLEVRISPEGEIQVRGPSVMRGYFRDERSTEEAFTQDGFFRTGDIGSFDEDGYLTVTDRLKSLIVLSTGKNVAPQPIESALVTAPHISQAVVVGEGRKYVSALVVPDYRAVRATLGVGGTDEELAGDGRVQRLIEREVEEATRGFADYERPKKVALLPRELSQEAGELTPTLKVKTRVVQRRYGGYIERLYA; this is translated from the coding sequence ATGCGTCCGGAGGCAGAGGAGCTCGGAGGGATAGGGAACCTGGTTGAGGCCCTGCACCGGAACGCCGTGGGGCGCGGGGGCAAGGGTGCCCTGCACCGCAAGGTCGGGGGGCGGTGGGAGGCCGTCTCCTACGGGGAGCTCTACGGGATGGTGCGGGACTTTGCCGCCGGGCTGGCCGGGCTCGGGGTCGGCCGGGGGGACAGGGTCGGCCTCATCGCGCGCAACCGGGTCGAGTGGGCGGTGACCGACTTCGCGGTGCAGAGCCTCGGGGCGGCGACGGTGCCGGTCTACCCGACGCTGGAGCCGGAGCAGATGGCGCACATCCTCGCCGACTGCGAGGCCCGGGTGGTCGTGGTCGAGGACGGGGAGCTGCTGGGGCGGGTCTCCTCGGCGAGGGGGGAGCTTCCGGCGCTGGAGCACGTGGTCGTGATGGAGGGGGAGGGGGCCACCCTCTTTGAGGAGGTGCTGCGGGAGGGGCGGGAGCGGCCCCTCGAGGGCTGGGAGGAGGGCTGGCGCTCGCTCGGCCGGGAGGACGTGGCGACGATCATCTACACCTCCGGGACGACCGGGAGGCCCAAGGGGGCCGTCCTCACCCACGGCAACATCCTCTCCAACCTGGAGGGCATCCAGGACGCGCTCACCGTCTACCCGGAGGACGTCTTTCTCTCCTTTCTGCCGCTCTCGCACGTCTTCGAGCGCACCTGCGGGCAGTTTCTCGCGCTCGGCGTCGGGGCGAGCGTCTACTACGCCGAGTCGGTGGAGAAGGTGCCGGAGAACCTGCGCGAGGTGCGGCCCACCGTCATGCCCAGCGTGCCCCGGCTCTACGAGAAGATGCACGACCGGGTGCGGGCCATGGTCGCCGGGGGTTCGCCGGTCAAGCGCTGGCTCTTCGGGCGGGCGGTGGCGGCCGGGAGGCGGCGCTACGAGGTTCTGGACCGGGGGGGCCGGCCGGGCCTGCCGCTGCGGGCCGCGCTCGCCGTCTACGACCGGCTCGTCTTCCGGCGGCTCAGGGAGGCCGTGGGCGGGAGGGTGCGCTTCTTCGTCTCCGGCGGGGCCAAGCTGGACACCGAGGTGGGGAAGTTCTTCTACGCGGCCGGGATAAAGATCATGGAGGGCTACGGGCTCACCGAGACCTCGCCCGTCATCGCCTGCAACCGGCTCGAGAAGCCGCGCTTCGGGACCGTTGGGTTGCCGCTCTCCAATTTGGAGGTCAGGATCTCCCCGGAGGGGGAGATCCAGGTGCGGGGGCCGAGCGTCATGCGGGGGTACTTCCGGGACGAGCGGTCCACCGAGGAGGCCTTCACGCAGGACGGCTTCTTCCGCACCGGGGACATCGGCTCCTTCGACGAGGACGGCTACCTCACCGTGACCGACCGGCTCAAGAGCCTCATCGTGCTCAGCACCGGCAAGAACGTCGCCCCCCAGCCCATCGAGTCCGCGCTGGTCACGGCCCCCCACATCTCGCAGGCCGTGGTCGTCGGCGAGGGGCGCAAGTACGTCTCGGCCCTCGTGGTCCCCGACTACCGGGCCGTGCGGGCGACCCTCGGTGTGGGGGGGACCGACGAGGAGCTCGCCGGGGACGGGCGCGTGCAGCGGCTCATCGAGCGCGAGGTCGAGGAGGCCACGCGGGGGTTCGCCGACTACGAGCGGCCCAAGAAGGTCGCCCTGCTGCCGCGCGAGCTCTCGCAGGAGGCGGGGGAGCTCACCCCGACCCTCAAGGTCAAGACCCGGGTCGTGCAGCGGCGCTACGGGGGTTACATAGAGAGGCTCTATGCGTGA
- a CDS encoding acyl-CoA dehydrogenase family protein gives MRVLTRAEGLMSATDYYLLDELLGEEEREVRERVRAFCEKEVLPVIGDYWNREEFPFELVGKFADLGIVGGAIRGYGCPGLSRLAEGIVAAELARADGSINTFYGVHSGLAMGTIAMLGSEEQKQRWLPSMARMEKIGAFGLTEPEHGSDVVMLETTARREGDEWVLDGRKKWIGNASFADLVIVWARDLSDGEVKGFVVEREEAGEAFSAEVIKGKTGKRAVWQAEIELRGVRVPHENKLEGANSFKDTSKVLTATRYGVAWEGVGHAVAAYEAALAYAKERRIFTRPLESYQLIQNKLANMLSEITAMQLICFRLAQLFEQGKMTGGMASLAKMHTAKKARQVCLEARDILGGNGLLLEHVVGKHLADVEVVYTYEGTDIVQSLIVGREITGTQAFAPSRAG, from the coding sequence TTGCGGGTGCTCACGAGAGCGGAGGGACTGATGAGCGCGACGGACTACTACCTGCTCGACGAGCTTCTCGGCGAGGAGGAGCGCGAGGTGCGGGAGCGGGTCAGGGCCTTCTGCGAGAAGGAGGTTTTGCCTGTAATAGGCGACTACTGGAACAGGGAGGAGTTTCCCTTCGAGCTGGTCGGGAAGTTCGCCGACCTCGGGATAGTGGGCGGGGCCATCCGGGGCTACGGCTGTCCCGGGCTCAGCCGGCTCGCCGAGGGGATCGTCGCGGCGGAGCTGGCGCGGGCCGACGGGAGCATCAACACCTTCTACGGGGTGCACTCCGGGCTTGCGATGGGCACCATAGCCATGCTCGGCAGCGAGGAGCAGAAGCAGCGGTGGCTCCCCTCCATGGCGCGGATGGAGAAGATAGGGGCCTTCGGGCTCACCGAGCCCGAGCACGGCTCCGACGTGGTGATGCTGGAGACCACCGCCCGGCGGGAAGGGGACGAGTGGGTGCTCGACGGGCGGAAGAAGTGGATCGGCAACGCCTCCTTCGCCGACCTCGTCATCGTCTGGGCCCGCGACCTCTCCGACGGGGAGGTGAAGGGCTTCGTGGTCGAGCGGGAGGAGGCCGGGGAGGCCTTCTCCGCCGAGGTCATAAAGGGCAAGACCGGCAAGCGGGCCGTCTGGCAGGCCGAGATAGAGCTGCGGGGGGTCAGGGTCCCGCACGAGAACAAGCTGGAGGGGGCCAACTCCTTCAAGGACACCTCCAAGGTGCTCACCGCCACCCGCTACGGGGTGGCCTGGGAGGGCGTGGGCCACGCCGTGGCCGCCTACGAGGCCGCCCTGGCCTACGCGAAGGAGCGCAGGATCTTCACCCGGCCGCTGGAGAGCTACCAGCTCATCCAGAACAAGCTCGCCAACATGCTCTCCGAGATAACCGCCATGCAGCTCATCTGCTTCCGGCTCGCGCAGCTCTTCGAGCAGGGCAAGATGACCGGCGGGATGGCCTCCCTGGCCAAGATGCACACCGCCAAGAAGGCCCGGCAGGTGTGCCTCGAGGCCCGCGACATCCTCGGCGGCAACGGGCTGCTTCTCGAGCACGTCGTCGGCAAGCACCTCGCCGACGTGGAGGTGGTCTACACCTACGAGGGCACCGACATCGTCCAGTCGCTCATCGTGGGGCGCGAGATCACGGGCACCCAGGCCTTCGCCCCCTCCCGCGCCGGGTAG
- a CDS encoding zinc-binding dehydrogenase: MKAMRLHEIGNGPAGLRYEEVPDPQPGPGETLIRLHAAALNRRDLFVTYGQYPGARPEALPVILGSDGSGEVVAHGDGAETLPPEGSEVIINPALHWGEDQTKPGREYRILGLPDDGTFAQLVKVPTENVFRKPAHLTHEQAAAFPLAALTAYRALVTRGGVREGETVVITGAGGGVATFLVQLAHALGARVFVTSGSDEKLRKARELGAEGGVNYRSENWARELKELTGGGADLSVDSVGGEVFNALVSLAKPGSRIVTFGATAGPVPKLVLPRIFLKHLTVLGTAMGSNVDFEGALQLYGERGLVPLISKTFDLEEAREALEFMESGEGMGKIVLRIPQ, from the coding sequence ATGAAGGCCATGAGGCTGCACGAGATCGGCAACGGCCCCGCGGGGCTGCGCTACGAGGAGGTGCCGGACCCGCAGCCGGGTCCGGGCGAGACCCTCATACGGCTGCACGCCGCGGCGCTCAACCGCCGCGACCTCTTCGTCACCTACGGCCAGTACCCCGGGGCCCGGCCCGAGGCGCTCCCGGTCATCCTCGGCTCCGACGGATCGGGCGAGGTCGTGGCCCACGGCGACGGCGCGGAGACGCTGCCCCCGGAGGGGAGCGAGGTGATCATCAACCCGGCCCTCCACTGGGGCGAGGACCAGACCAAACCGGGCAGGGAGTACCGCATCCTCGGGCTCCCCGACGACGGCACCTTCGCCCAGCTCGTCAAGGTGCCCACGGAGAACGTCTTCCGCAAGCCCGCCCACCTGACCCACGAGCAGGCGGCCGCCTTCCCGCTCGCCGCCCTCACCGCCTACCGGGCGCTGGTCACCCGCGGCGGGGTGCGGGAGGGCGAGACGGTCGTGATCACCGGGGCGGGCGGCGGGGTCGCCACCTTCCTGGTGCAGCTCGCCCACGCGCTCGGGGCGAGGGTCTTCGTCACCAGCGGGAGCGACGAGAAGCTCCGGAAGGCCAGGGAGCTCGGCGCCGAGGGCGGGGTCAACTACCGCTCGGAGAACTGGGCCCGGGAGCTCAAGGAGCTCACCGGCGGCGGCGCCGACCTCTCGGTGGACTCCGTCGGCGGCGAGGTCTTCAACGCCCTCGTCAGCCTGGCCAAGCCCGGCAGCAGGATCGTCACCTTCGGTGCCACGGCGGGGCCGGTCCCCAAGCTGGTGCTGCCCAGGATCTTCCTCAAGCACCTCACGGTGCTGGGCACCGCCATGGGCTCCAACGTGGACTTCGAGGGCGCGCTGCAGCTCTACGGGGAGCGCGGCCTGGTCCCGCTCATAAGCAAGACCTTCGACCTGGAGGAGGCCCGGGAGGCCCTGGAGTTCATGGAGTCCGGCGAGGGGATGGGCAAGATAGTCCTGCGGATACCGCAGTAG
- the aceA gene encoding isocitrate lyase: MLDGKEQVAEIEREWGSERWEGIERPYAAEDVYRLRGSVRIEHTLARMGAERLWRLIHERPFVRALGALTGNQAVQQVKAGLEAIYVSGWQVAADANLANHTYPDQSLYPANSAPNLVRRINQALQRADQIHHAEGKNGVYWFAPIVADAEAGFGGALNVFEITKAMIEAGAAGVHFEDQLASEKKCGHMGGKVLLPTAQAIRNLIAARLAADVMGVPTVLIARTDGDAANLLTSDVDPADEPFLTGERTVEGFYRVKPGLEQAIARGLAYAPYADMVWCETSTPDLGEAREFAEAIHERFPGKPLAYNCSPSFNWKRYLSPEEMLTFQEKLGEMGYKFQFVTLAGFHSLNYSMFELSRQYGERGMAAYSELQEAEFAAEKHGYTATKHQREVGAGYFDEVAQVVAGGMASTTALTGSTEEAQFND; encoded by the coding sequence ATGCTCGACGGCAAGGAGCAGGTGGCGGAGATCGAGAGGGAGTGGGGTTCCGAGCGCTGGGAGGGGATAGAGCGTCCCTACGCGGCGGAGGACGTGTACCGGCTACGGGGGTCGGTGCGCATAGAGCACACGCTGGCCCGCATGGGGGCTGAGCGGCTGTGGCGTTTGATCCACGAGCGGCCCTTCGTGCGGGCGCTGGGGGCTCTTACGGGCAACCAGGCGGTGCAGCAGGTCAAGGCGGGGCTCGAGGCGATCTACGTCTCCGGCTGGCAGGTGGCTGCGGACGCCAACCTGGCGAACCACACCTACCCCGACCAGAGCCTCTACCCGGCCAACTCCGCGCCCAACCTGGTGCGCAGGATCAACCAGGCGCTGCAGCGGGCCGACCAGATCCACCACGCCGAGGGCAAGAACGGCGTCTACTGGTTCGCGCCCATCGTGGCCGACGCCGAGGCCGGCTTCGGGGGGGCGCTGAACGTCTTCGAGATCACCAAGGCCATGATAGAGGCCGGCGCGGCCGGGGTGCACTTCGAGGACCAGCTCGCCTCGGAGAAGAAGTGCGGGCACATGGGGGGCAAGGTGCTCCTGCCCACCGCCCAGGCCATAAGGAACCTCATCGCCGCGCGGCTCGCCGCGGACGTCATGGGGGTGCCCACCGTCCTCATCGCCCGGACCGACGGGGACGCCGCCAACCTGCTCACCTCCGACGTCGACCCCGCCGACGAGCCCTTCCTCACCGGGGAGCGTACCGTCGAGGGCTTCTACCGGGTCAAGCCCGGCCTCGAGCAGGCCATAGCCCGCGGGCTCGCCTACGCGCCGTACGCGGACATGGTGTGGTGCGAGACCTCCACGCCTGACCTCGGGGAGGCGCGCGAGTTCGCCGAGGCCATACACGAGCGGTTCCCCGGCAAGCCGCTGGCCTACAACTGCTCGCCGTCGTTCAACTGGAAGCGGTACCTCTCCCCGGAGGAGATGCTGACCTTCCAGGAGAAGCTCGGCGAGATGGGCTACAAGTTCCAGTTCGTGACCCTGGCGGGCTTCCACTCGCTCAACTACTCGATGTTCGAGCTCTCCCGCCAGTACGGCGAGAGGGGCATGGCCGCCTACTCCGAGCTGCAGGAGGCGGAGTTCGCCGCCGAGAAGCACGGCTACACGGCAACCAAGCACCAGCGGGAGGTCGGCGCGGGCTACTTCGACGAGGTGGCCCAGGTGGTCGCGGGGGGCATGGCCTCGACCACCGCGCTCACCGGCTCGACCGAGGAGGCCCAGTTCAACGACTGA
- the aceB gene encoding malate synthase A produces the protein MARKRSFPEGVEFTAPIPEEYADVLSPDAVSFVAGLAREFTGRVDEILAARQERQLRINAGEMPDFPSETREVRESEWRVAPAPPDLQDRRVEITGPPDRKMLINALNSGASTYMTDLEDANCPTWRNMLESQYNIRDAVRGTITYDDPNTGKHYELGEELATLIVRPRGWHLFEKHMLVDGRQVPGALFDFGLAFFHNAGRLIENGSGPYYYLPKLEGYREARLWNDVFNMAQDELGIPRGTIRATVLVETILATFEMDEILYELRDHSSGLNAGRWDYIFSYIKKFREHEDRLLPDRAQVTMTVPFMRAYTQLLVKVCHRRGAHAIGGMAAQIPVKDDPKKNEEAFAKVRADKEREARDGHDGTWVAHPALVPVAKEVFDEYMPQPNQIETKKREDVHVTAEDLLERPEGTITMDGFRNNISVGIQYLGAWFSGRGAVPVFNLMEDTATAEISRAQVWQWIHHPKAVLDDGTKVTKELFHRVMAEEVERIREEIVGPERFRRDRFDTAIEFFDRISTQDEFVEFLTLPGYDYLE, from the coding sequence ATGGCACGAAAGCGTTCCTTCCCCGAGGGCGTGGAGTTCACCGCTCCCATCCCTGAGGAGTATGCGGACGTGCTCTCGCCCGACGCGGTGAGCTTTGTGGCCGGGCTGGCCCGGGAGTTCACGGGCCGGGTGGACGAGATTCTGGCGGCGCGGCAGGAGCGTCAGCTGCGGATCAACGCCGGCGAGATGCCGGACTTCCCCTCGGAGACGCGGGAGGTGCGGGAGTCCGAGTGGCGGGTGGCGCCGGCGCCGCCCGACCTGCAGGACCGCAGGGTGGAGATCACCGGCCCGCCGGACAGGAAGATGCTGATCAACGCGCTGAACTCCGGGGCCAGCACCTACATGACCGACCTGGAGGATGCCAACTGCCCCACCTGGCGGAACATGCTGGAGAGCCAGTACAACATCCGGGACGCGGTGAGGGGGACCATCACCTACGACGACCCCAACACCGGCAAGCACTACGAGCTGGGGGAGGAGCTGGCCACCCTCATCGTCCGGCCGCGGGGCTGGCATCTCTTCGAGAAGCACATGCTGGTGGACGGCCGGCAGGTACCGGGGGCCCTCTTCGACTTCGGGCTGGCGTTCTTCCACAACGCGGGGCGGCTCATCGAGAACGGCAGCGGCCCCTACTACTACCTGCCCAAGCTCGAGGGCTACCGGGAGGCCCGGCTCTGGAACGACGTCTTCAACATGGCGCAGGACGAGCTCGGCATCCCGCGGGGGACCATCAGGGCCACCGTGCTGGTGGAGACCATCCTGGCCACCTTCGAGATGGACGAGATCCTCTACGAGCTGCGCGACCACTCCTCGGGCCTCAACGCCGGGCGCTGGGACTACATCTTCAGCTACATAAAGAAGTTCCGCGAGCACGAGGACCGGCTGCTGCCCGACCGGGCGCAGGTGACCATGACCGTGCCGTTCATGCGCGCCTACACCCAGCTTCTGGTGAAGGTCTGCCACCGGAGGGGGGCGCACGCCATAGGCGGGATGGCCGCCCAGATACCGGTCAAGGACGACCCGAAGAAGAACGAGGAGGCCTTCGCCAAGGTCCGCGCCGACAAGGAGCGCGAGGCCCGCGACGGGCACGACGGCACCTGGGTGGCCCACCCGGCGCTCGTCCCGGTCGCCAAGGAGGTCTTCGACGAGTACATGCCGCAGCCCAACCAGATCGAGACCAAAAAGCGCGAGGACGTGCACGTCACGGCCGAAGACCTGCTGGAGCGCCCGGAGGGCACCATCACCATGGACGGCTTCCGCAACAACATCAGCGTGGGCATCCAGTACCTCGGCGCCTGGTTCTCCGGCCGCGGCGCGGTGCCCGTCTTCAACCTCATGGAGGACACGGCGACCGCCGAGATCAGCCGGGCCCAGGTGTGGCAGTGGATCCACCACCCCAAGGCCGTCCTCGACGACGGCACCAAGGTCACGAAGGAGCTCTTCCACAGGGTGATGGCCGAGGAGGTCGAGAGGATCCGGGAGGAGATCGTCGGCCCCGAGCGCTTCCGGCGCGACCGCTTCGATACCGCCATCGAGTTCTTCGACCGGATCTCCACCCAGGACGAGTTCGTCGAGTTCCTGACCCTGCCCGGTTACGACTACCTGGAGTAG
- a CDS encoding LysR family transcriptional regulator yields MLYRQLECFLAVARTGNLSRAAEEMYLTQPTLTARLKALEEELGDQLFVRTSRGMRLTEAGREFLPYAERVVSSFEEGKRRLEELRGASGGKLVVGASPGVGTYALPGLLERFVGAYPKVNVSVRTGHSEDILEMVLREEVHLGLTREMRHPEVESVPLYEDELVLVVAPEHRFTQRGSAGLAEIGEEQLILFDNDSSYYEQTQALFTSAGIRELRTLEVDNIEAAKRMVEHRLGIAFLPRSAIVRAVSAGNLVLIRVEDGPEMTRSIVALRRRDAPASGPVRAFLELAYGMAERKEERTKLSPALAAEFENLQLIDLFT; encoded by the coding sequence GTGCTCTACAGGCAGCTGGAGTGCTTTCTCGCGGTGGCCCGTACGGGGAATCTGAGCCGGGCGGCGGAGGAGATGTACCTCACGCAGCCGACGCTGACGGCGCGGCTCAAGGCCCTGGAGGAGGAGCTGGGTGACCAGCTCTTCGTGAGGACGAGCCGCGGGATGCGGCTGACGGAGGCGGGGCGGGAGTTTCTGCCGTATGCGGAGCGGGTGGTGAGCAGCTTCGAGGAGGGCAAGCGGCGGCTGGAGGAGCTGAGGGGGGCTTCCGGGGGCAAGCTAGTCGTGGGGGCGTCGCCGGGGGTGGGGACGTACGCGCTGCCGGGGCTTCTGGAGCGGTTCGTGGGGGCGTACCCGAAGGTCAACGTCTCGGTGCGGACCGGCCACTCGGAGGACATCCTGGAGATGGTGCTGAGGGAGGAGGTACACCTGGGGCTCACCAGGGAGATGCGGCACCCCGAGGTGGAGAGCGTACCGCTCTACGAGGACGAGCTGGTGCTGGTGGTGGCGCCGGAGCACCGCTTCACGCAGAGGGGTTCTGCGGGGCTGGCGGAGATAGGCGAGGAGCAGCTCATCCTCTTCGACAACGACTCGAGCTACTACGAGCAGACGCAGGCGCTGTTCACCAGCGCGGGCATCCGGGAGCTCAGGACGCTGGAGGTGGACAACATCGAGGCGGCCAAGCGGATGGTCGAGCACCGGCTCGGGATAGCCTTTCTCCCCCGCTCGGCGATAGTCCGGGCGGTTTCGGCGGGGAACCTGGTGCTCATCCGGGTGGAGGACGGCCCGGAGATGACCCGCTCCATCGTGGCGCTGCGGCGGCGGGACGCACCGGCCAGCGGGCCGGTGCGGGCGTTTCTGGAGCTGGCCTACGGCATGGCGGAGAGGAAGGAGGAGCGGACCAAGCTCTCGCCGGCGCTGGCGGCGGAGTTCGAGAACCTGCAACTCATAGACCTGTTCACCTAG
- a CDS encoding acyltransferase family protein, producing the protein MLRAGDTRSGEERSVGRRAPGCREREGGVRLPYLPGLDGMRAVAVIAVLVYHAGAAWLPGGFLGVDVFFVLSGYLITSLLLAEWRARGRVDLKRFWLRRARRLLPALYLVLAATLAYAVVFLPEEVAGLREDVLAALGYVTNWYLIFANESYFEAVGRPSLLKHLWSLAVEEQFYLLWPLVFLGTAAAWRRRRAFFVAAGGAAASALLMAALYVPDADPSRVYYGTDTRASALLIGAALAFVWAPWRTGRRSFVYSDGRTRYFRRRWGWISPAFFDLVGLCSLLALLWFFLNAGEYDPFLYRGGFAGAALVTAALVAAVVHPRSRLNAGVLGRQPLRWIGQRSYGIYLWHWPVFMVTRPELDVPLDGWRLFALRMAATLALAELSYRFVETPVRRGALGRSFRALREASGPERRRLGARWAAGTCAVLATCAALGVAAATAEPPEKPDYLAAEAIHIKVPADASERERRAADARTAAGEERSSLRAEDASRPHDGRPAPEGPVSAVGDSVMLGSARQLQQAVENLSTVDAQVGFQAEDIIQVLKSRRAAGQLGNVVVVHIGNNGPISREEFDEIMSVLDGVERVVFVNDRVPRPWEAKNNEILAEGVRRYPQRAVLVDWHGATAGREELFWDDGIHPRPEGARLYARLIAEKAESR; encoded by the coding sequence ATGCTGCGAGCCGGTGACACGCGCTCTGGGGAGGAACGAAGTGTTGGGCGGCGCGCCCCCGGTTGCCGGGAGCGGGAGGGAGGGGTGCGGCTGCCCTACCTGCCCGGGCTGGACGGGATGCGGGCGGTGGCGGTCATCGCGGTGCTCGTCTACCACGCCGGGGCGGCCTGGCTTCCCGGCGGCTTCCTGGGGGTCGACGTCTTCTTCGTGCTGAGCGGGTACCTGATCACGTCGCTGCTTCTGGCCGAGTGGCGGGCGCGGGGGAGGGTGGACCTCAAGCGGTTCTGGCTGAGGCGCGCGCGGAGGCTCCTGCCCGCCCTGTACCTGGTCCTGGCGGCGACGCTGGCCTACGCCGTGGTCTTTCTGCCCGAGGAGGTGGCCGGGCTGCGGGAGGACGTGCTCGCCGCGCTCGGCTATGTGACGAACTGGTACCTCATCTTCGCCAACGAGTCGTACTTCGAGGCCGTGGGGCGCCCGTCGCTGCTCAAGCACCTGTGGTCGCTGGCGGTCGAGGAGCAGTTCTACCTGCTGTGGCCGCTGGTCTTCCTCGGGACGGCGGCGGCCTGGAGGAGGCGGCGGGCGTTCTTCGTGGCGGCCGGGGGGGCCGCGGCCTCCGCGCTGCTCATGGCCGCGCTCTACGTGCCCGACGCCGACCCCTCCCGCGTCTACTACGGCACCGACACCCGCGCGTCGGCGCTCCTCATCGGGGCCGCGCTGGCCTTCGTGTGGGCCCCGTGGCGCACCGGGCGCCGCTCCTTCGTCTACAGCGACGGCCGGACCCGCTACTTCCGCAGGCGGTGGGGTTGGATCTCGCCGGCGTTCTTCGACCTGGTCGGGCTGTGCTCCCTGCTCGCCCTGCTGTGGTTCTTCCTCAACGCGGGCGAGTACGACCCCTTCCTCTACCGCGGCGGCTTCGCCGGGGCCGCGCTGGTCACCGCCGCCCTCGTGGCCGCCGTCGTGCACCCGCGCTCCCGCCTGAACGCCGGCGTCCTGGGGCGCCAGCCGCTGCGCTGGATCGGCCAGCGCTCCTACGGCATCTACCTCTGGCACTGGCCGGTCTTCATGGTCACCCGGCCCGAGCTGGACGTGCCGCTCGACGGCTGGCGGCTCTTCGCCCTGCGCATGGCCGCGACGCTCGCCCTCGCCGAGCTCTCCTACCGGTTCGTTGAGACCCCCGTCCGGCGCGGCGCGCTCGGGCGCTCCTTCCGGGCGCTCCGGGAGGCCAGCGGCCCCGAGCGCCGGCGGCTCGGCGCCCGGTGGGCGGCCGGGACCTGCGCCGTCCTCGCCACCTGCGCCGCCCTCGGCGTGGCCGCCGCGACGGCGGAGCCCCCCGAGAAGCCCGACTACCTGGCGGCCGAGGCGATCCACATAAAGGTCCCGGCGGACGCCTCGGAGAGGGAGCGGCGGGCCGCCGACGCCCGCACCGCCGCGGGAGAGGAGCGGAGCAGCCTCCGGGCCGAAGACGCCTCCCGCCCCCACGACGGGCGTCCCGCCCCCGAGGGACCGGTGAGCGCCGTGGGCGACTCGGTGATGCTCGGCTCCGCCCGGCAGCTCCAGCAGGCCGTCGAGAACCTCAGCACGGTCGACGCGCAGGTCGGCTTCCAGGCCGAGGACATCATCCAGGTGCTCAAGTCCCGCCGGGCCGCCGGGCAGCTCGGGAACGTCGTCGTGGTCCACATCGGGAACAACGGCCCCATCTCCCGCGAGGAGTTCGACGAGATCATGTCCGTCCTCGACGGCGTGGAGCGGGTGGTCTTCGTGAACGACCGCGTCCCGAGGCCCTGGGAGGCGAAGAACAACGAGATCCTCGCCGAGGGGGTGCGCCGCTACCCGCAGAGAGCCGTCCTCGTCGACTGGCACGGCGCCACCGCCGGCCGGGAGGAGCTCTTCTGGGACGACGGGATACACCCCCGTCCCGAAGGAGCCCGGCTCTACGCCCGCCTGATCGCGGAGAAGGCAGAGTCTAGGTGA